In Leuconostoc kimchii IMSNU 11154, one genomic interval encodes:
- a CDS encoding ABC transporter permease — MSSWLYLFKNKRQLVKWLVATMLPILFVVGFLSVTNHTSQQVNQLRVAVVNLDKGARYRDKKRHIGDDFSRTLHQAKSFKTINYTTQKQAESALRHGNVSAVVVMPTNFTSQLASAQKSGKSVSIKQLIASGQSQFASQYIQRELISMLNRENTLLSVGMANSSVLKNLTNQSQNLSKQANDLQVNLQAVGNGINEQTTNDLQEKANDEATKLATYSAQLNDAVNAGDTTKIQEMAVAINDVSYAMQTTVVGGISNISANLSQTKALSDRTGIIQSSAKDIQNRQSRIASQLKNMLGEQTANQNISPLSQILSFDTTDIQPIKQGGQTILPNVLVVGVTMLAMLFGLMLPLKPAKKEALALEQWWGTFQIAGVLNTLAIMLMLFGTMVLNISIGNYWSVTGVTLLASLAMMSIVLYLKQVMGQTGWWLALAVMLLQAIFTITTTPIAMSTGILKFVHNILPLTALNNAIKRLVFGGNVQQEVMILILWLLVFVILLVTYYRVQQRQILKNELSES; from the coding sequence ATGTCAAGTTGGTTATATTTATTTAAAAATAAAAGGCAATTAGTTAAATGGCTAGTTGCAACAATGCTTCCGATTTTATTTGTTGTTGGTTTTTTAAGTGTGACGAACCACACGTCACAACAAGTTAATCAACTTCGAGTTGCAGTTGTTAACTTGGATAAGGGGGCGCGCTACCGCGATAAAAAACGTCATATTGGTGATGATTTTTCACGTACATTACACCAAGCTAAATCGTTTAAAACGATTAACTATACCACACAGAAGCAAGCAGAATCAGCTTTGCGTCACGGTAATGTTAGTGCTGTTGTTGTTATGCCAACTAATTTTACCAGTCAGCTAGCATCTGCTCAAAAATCTGGTAAAAGTGTTAGCATTAAACAACTGATTGCTAGTGGGCAGAGTCAATTTGCATCACAGTATATCCAGCGTGAACTAATCAGCATGTTAAATCGCGAAAATACATTATTGTCAGTTGGTATGGCTAATAGTTCAGTATTAAAAAATCTGACTAATCAAAGCCAAAATTTATCGAAGCAAGCCAATGATTTACAAGTTAACTTGCAGGCTGTAGGTAACGGCATAAATGAACAAACGACAAATGACCTTCAAGAAAAAGCTAATGATGAAGCCACTAAATTGGCAACTTACTCCGCGCAACTTAATGATGCTGTGAATGCAGGAGATACCACTAAAATTCAAGAGATGGCTGTAGCGATTAATGATGTTTCTTACGCGATGCAAACAACCGTTGTTGGCGGAATTAGTAATATTTCAGCAAATCTCAGTCAGACAAAAGCATTGAGTGATCGCACAGGTATTATTCAATCAAGTGCTAAAGATATCCAAAATAGGCAATCACGAATTGCCTCCCAACTTAAAAATATGCTTGGTGAGCAGACAGCTAACCAAAATATCTCACCGTTATCACAAATCTTATCTTTTGATACGACAGATATTCAACCGATTAAACAAGGTGGACAAACGATATTGCCTAATGTCTTAGTCGTTGGGGTCACAATGTTAGCCATGTTATTTGGTCTGATGTTACCCCTAAAACCTGCTAAAAAAGAAGCTTTAGCGTTAGAACAATGGTGGGGAACTTTTCAAATTGCTGGTGTATTAAACACTTTGGCCATCATGTTAATGTTGTTTGGCACGATGGTTTTAAATATCTCAATTGGAAATTATTGGTCTGTCACTGGTGTGACGTTGTTAGCATCTTTGGCAATGATGAGTATTGTTTTGTATTTGAAACAAGTGATGGGTCAAACTGGTTGGTGGCTTGCGTTGGCGGTTATGTTGCTGCAGGCAATTTTTACGATAACGACAACACCAATCGCTATGTCAACAGGTATCCTTAAATTCGTCCATAATATTTTACCGTTGACAGCCTTAAATAATGCGATTAAACGACTAGTATTTGGTGGTAATGTGCAACAAGAGGTGATGATATTAATTTTGTGGTTATTGGTATTTGTTATATTGTTAGTCACTTATTACCGTGTTCAGCAACGTCAAATTTTAAAAAATGAACTGAGTGAGTCATAA